The DNA region CTACTAGCCAACACCGCGAATTAGAGAAAAAACTCGCCAAATTTGTCGGTCATGAAGATGCATTAGTCTTTACGACAGGTTATCAAGCAAACCTCGGGTTTATCTCAGCATTGATGAATGAAAATACGACGATCATTCTCGATAGCGAAGCCCATGCATGTATTTACGACGGTGCATTTATGAGTCGCTGTAAGGTAATGACCTATCAGCATAATGATTTGGCAGATCTCGAAAAGAAATTACAGCAGGTTGCTGGCAAGTCTGCAACGATGGTGACGGTTGATGGTGTGTATTCGATGACTGGTGATATTGCACCGCTACCTGAATTGCGTGCATTGTGTGATCGTTATGGTGCAACGCTGGCGGTAGATGATGCCCATTCCCTCGGTGTCCTGGGTAAAACAGGTCGAGGTACAGAAGAGTATTTCGACATGATCGGCAGTAGTGACATTCTCTGCGGTACATTCTCGAAAAGTTTGGCATCAATTGGTGGCTGGGTTGCAGCTGAGGCCAAAGTAATTGATTGGATTCGCTTTAACGGTCGTTCAATGTTGTTCTCGGCATCTATTCCACCAACTTCTCTAGCTGCGGCTTCTACTTCCCTCGATATTTTGATTGAAGAGCCTTGGCGTGTCGAAACTCTCCATAAGAATGCAAAGTATTGGAAAGATAGTCTGGAAAAGCTTGGGTTCACGGTTGGTGAATCTCAAACGCCTGTGATTAAGGTGCTTGTAGGTGATGACCTGAAATGTATGGTCTTCTGTAAGGAATTGTTGGAGGCTGGAGTTTATGTGAACTCGGCGGTTTATCCTGCGGTTCCCCGAAATCAGGCTTCTCTGCGGACTAGTGTTATGGCAACTCACACGAAGGAGCATCTTGATAAGGCATTGACGATCATTGCTGAGGTTGGTCGCAAGTTAGAGATTATTTCCTAGCCGAAAGTTTTGATCCCTCCGGCTTCGCCACCTCCCTTTGAAAGGGAAATAAATGGGGGCATAGAGCCACATTATTTTTTGTCAGTGAGAATTTTGTATATATGCAGCACGCCATTATTACGGGTGGGTCGAGTGGGATTGGTAAGGCGATCGCCACTCTCCTGCTCCAACAGGGGTATAGTTTGTCGCTGATTGCCCGCCGCCCAGAACTTTTAGAGGGTGCAAAAATTGATTTAGAGAAAGAGTGTATTAACTCTGAGCAAAAGATTCTTTGTTTTCCAGCAGACGTTTCTGAGAAGACACAAATTACATCGGTAGTGGAAGAGGCGATCGCCAAGCTTGGTGTGCCTGATTTATTGATTACTTCAGCAGGAGTGGCGCAGCCTGGTTATTTTGAGGAAATGCCCTTAGAGATTTTTGAGCAGGCCATTAACGTGAATTATTTGGGGACGTTGTATGCGATTAAAGCGGCAATTCCCGCCATGAAACAACGGCAGAAAGGTCGCATTGTGATTATTTCGTCTGGGGCAGCTTTGATTGGTTTATATGGTTATACCGCCTATGGCCCCTCCAAATTCGCGTTGCGAGGTTTGGCGGAATCACTGCGGGGAGAATTGAAATGTTTTGGGATTGGGGTTTCTATTGTCTATCCACCCGACACCGATACGCCTCAACTTGCCGCTGAAAATGAGACGAAGCCCGAGGAAACCAAACAAATTACGGGGACGGCTGAAATGTGGCAGCCGGATAAGCTTGCCGCTGTTATTTTGCAAGGCGTTGAAAAGCAACAATTTACGATCGCACCGGGTTTAGAACTGACGCTACTCAATCGCCTCCATAGTTTGCTCGCGCCTGTGCTGAACTGGTATTTTGACGGTATTGTCCGTAAGGTTCGGGGCAATTAAGTTTGTAACTATTCTGGCGATCGCCGCCCAAATTATTCTTCGTTTCTAGTTGTAATTAACCGATGAAAACCTATTCCACCATTGTTGATGTTCTCCGCGATCGCGCTGCTACTACTCCAGATCGGTTAGCTTATTCTTTCGTTTCTGAGACGCCGACCAATGTCACCAGCCTCACCTACCAACAACTAGAAACCAAAGTTAAGGCGATCGCCGCCCATCTCCAAACAAAAATTCAGAAGGG from [Leptolyngbya] sp. PCC 7376 includes:
- a CDS encoding SDR family oxidoreductase — its product is MQHAIITGGSSGIGKAIATLLLQQGYSLSLIARRPELLEGAKIDLEKECINSEQKILCFPADVSEKTQITSVVEEAIAKLGVPDLLITSAGVAQPGYFEEMPLEIFEQAINVNYLGTLYAIKAAIPAMKQRQKGRIVIISSGAALIGLYGYTAYGPSKFALRGLAESLRGELKCFGIGVSIVYPPDTDTPQLAAENETKPEETKQITGTAEMWQPDKLAAVILQGVEKQQFTIAPGLELTLLNRLHSLLAPVLNWYFDGIVRKVRGN